From one Bombyx mori chromosome 5, ASM3026992v2 genomic stretch:
- the LOC101745626 gene encoding dynein regulatory complex subunit 5: MKIPYLVSQNTREAYATSHEMKTSIAEAKRKIVAEDFEWDDGLTPAPLSYFAALSLSRAFHIINPLNKILQKDVDILMDLYPADIPLKCSVPLIQDEQYWKRSYATKFPSRKELNVPFWKGKFLSACLQDYLENVNPDVFIEEDAVELATLVSPYIYELGLNQLRMVRQPTPPVPFGNIVEDTCPYSVPKLFDHVPLEPVLVKLYNLQEISLVFGLNNIEDDYLPRYFEFSMGDCESLCRGLEDLRHLKLFRINRSNLDCSKVKLILQNLVKKESIEELDFNHCKIGDYGMKALGGFIYIHKNLKRVRIANNRFKEVGVQGIAYALQMKPAAPIELLDFSLNPMSLECATIFAAAFVRCKEKPQTLIINSCGFKGESAEKIAGLISLNRGLTRLDLAANDLSGEAERTLVKAVEQNRNILRIDLRRTHISEETQCKIDKLLERNKNLIGQDREPSDEIPPLYLNEPEYLIWEYNPNNPDYIPGRYPERVPEV; encoded by the exons ATGAAGATTCCATATCTTGTATCCCAGAATACAAGGGAAGCTTACGCTACATCGCATGAAATGAAGACTTCTATTGCTGAAGCCAAGCGTAAAATTGTGGCTGAAGATTTCGAATGGGATGATGGCCTTACTCCAGCACCCCTTAGCTACTTTGCCGCTCTTAGTTTGTCGAGAgcatttcatattattaatcCATTAAACAAAATACTTCAGAAAGATGTTGATATTCTAATGGATTTGTATCCGGCTGATATTCCCTTGAAATGTAGTGTGCCGCTAATACAG GATGAACAATACTGGAAAAGATCTTATGCCACTAAGTTTCCGTCCAGAAAGGAGTTGAACGTGCCATTTTGGAAAGGGAAATTCTTGTCAGCATGTCTACAAGACTATTTAGAAAACGTTAACCCTGATGTCTTTATAGAAGAAGATGCTGTAGAATTGGCAACTTTg GTTAGTCCCTACATTTATGAATTGGGGTTAAATCAACTACGCATGGTTCGGCAACCGACCCCACCAGTCCCTTTTGGGAATATTGTTGAAGACACGTGCCCTTATAGCGTCCCTAAATTATTCGATCACGTGCCTCTGGAACCGGTATTGGTTAAACTTTACAACCTCCAAGAGATATCTTTAGTTTTTGGACTCAATAATATTGAAGACGATTATTTACCAAGATACTTTGAATTTTCAATGGGAGACTGCGAATCTTTATGTCGTGGCCTAGAAGATTTACGACACCTCAAATTGTTTCGGATCAACCGAAGCAATCTAGACTGCTCGAAAGTAAAATTGATTCTACAGAATCTTGTAAAAAAAGAAAGCATTGAGGAGCTTGACTTCAACCATTGTAAGATCGGCGATTATGGAATGAAAGCTCTCGGAGGTTTCATTTACAttcacaaaaatttaaaaagagtgAGAATTGCTAATAACCGATTTAAAGAGGTTGGCGTTCAGGGAATAGCTTATGCCTTGCAAATGAAACCTGCGGCTCCAATAGAACTTTTAG ATTTTAGCCTGAATCCAATGTCTTTGGAATGTGCAACAATCTTTGCCGCTGCGTTCGTACGCTGCAAGGAAAAGCCACAAACGTTAATCATCAACTCTTGTGGCTTCAAAGGAGAATCTGCTGAGAAG ATTGCAGGATTAATAAGCTTAAATCGAGGTCTGACCAGATTAGATTTGGCAGCTAATGACCTATCGGGAGAAGCTGAAAGAACTTTGGTCAAAGCCGTCGAACAGAACAGAAATATTCTTAGAATAGATTTAAGAAGGACAC ATATTTCAGAAGAAACTCAATGCAAGATCGACAAACTGTTGGAAAGAAACAAGAACTTAATTGGTCAAGACAGGGAACCGAGCGACGAGATACCGCCTCTTTACCTAAACGAACCTGAATATTTAATCTGGGAATACAATCCCAATAACCCCGACTACATACCCGGCCGATACCCGGAACGAGTTCcagaagtttaa